The genomic window TGGCTCTAATCTCCTTAATCATGCAATCTCCATACCTCACCCTCTCTGCCTCCGGGACTCACATTTgactccagcaacccccagaatCTAAGCACCCAGGGTGATAAGAGAATGGAGAGGCCCTACCTTGAGGATTCGTTTGCTTTTGTCATTGTCATCTCAGACTGACAGGGCTGGGCCAAACACAGTGCCCACACTTACACCCCttggaaacaaaaaatatttgccaGCCTTGTGACCAGAAGATGTCACCGGAGCCCTGCAGTTAGCCTTGATGGTTCCAGCCATAGGAAACACGATTCATTACAGTGTCTCTTCTCCACCTTCCAATAATGTGACCTGGGGTACCTCAAGCCTCGGGGAATTTCCCCTGAAGTTCCAACCTGGGGTCAAATCTGAGGAATCCGTTCACTCCCTTGGGAATAGCTGAAGTTCTCACACTTGCTCTGGCCACTTGGACCTTCTGGTGCTCCCTGTAGAACACCAGGAAATGGCAAAAGATGTAATCCAAGTTCATgaactccctctctttctctgccttccttccctcttctcactCTATTGTATGTATCTAGGCCACTGCTTCTCAGACAACAATACATCAACTATTTTAAGAAATCACATTTCtgcttttctattattatttgttCGCTCTGTTCTCATTCATTTTGAAATCTCTTACTCATCAGCAGATAAGCTGTAGTAAGTGCCAAACATTTaggggaaaaatatctattcactTCACTTTTCCTCCCAATTAAGGAAAGACAGGCATCACTGAGTTTTGGCTCTGGGACTCCCTGGCCCAACTCAAGGACAAGAAGTGTTTTAAGGTGGCAATGACTGAGAAGCTCTGGAGCGGAGGACTAAGAGGAGAGGAAGtcagcagagaggaagggggaccTCTCAGGCTGGGGTGTTGATTTATCTTTTGACTTCGTGGGGCCAGGTGTCATGGAGGAGGAAAGCTGTCTATCATTCACTTTTTATTCCTCTCAAAGGAAACCATATCATGTTCCAGGACATTCGAGCGGCTCTAGTTTCTTGTGGGCAGGGATCACAGACATTAATCTCCCACAGTGAGTGTAGCGTTGCAGAATGTTTTGTTCTCATTCTCGTTTTGAAAGAAGAGAACCGACCCAGTGACGGGACCTAGGCAACAatcattttttgtatttgttacCTATCGTTGGGTAATGAAATACCCCAAAGCTTAGTGGCTTGACCCATCATTTCTTGTTTTACAGTCTCTGTGTGTCAGGAATCCAATCACAGCACAGCTGGGTCCCGTGACTCTGAGTCTCTCACAAGGTTACAGTCAAGGTAACCTTCAGGCTTGCGGGGGGTGGATCTGTTTCCAAGCTCCCTCAAGTGGTGGTTGGCAGGTCTTGGTTCCTTGTAGGGTGTTAGACTGACAGTCTCTGTTCTTCACAGGCTTTGGTCTGAGTCTTGCCTGGGTTCCTTGCCACGTAGATCTCTCCATAGGACCTCTTGTAGCATGGCAGCTGTCTTCATGGTCATGAGCAAGTGAAAGGCaggagagagcagaagcaagATGGCAGCCATAGTCTTTTGTACTCTAACCTTAAAAGTAGcagtctcagggcacctgggtagctcagctgattgtctgccttctgctcaggtcatgaccccagggtcctaggatcaagccctgcattgggctccctgctcatcagggaatctgcttctccctctccctttgcccctccccctgtttgtgctctctctctctctcaaataaataaataaaaatcttttaaaaattattattttttaaaattctcttcctttgCCATCTTctgttggttagaagcaagtcactaggTCCAGGTCACATTCAAGGGGGCAGATTACACAAGGCATATTTAGGAAATGGGGGTCATCGGGGTCATTTTAGAAGGATGTCTCCCACACTTGCCAGCTATTATTATTGGAGAGCAATAAAAGTTATATTTGCTGacgataaaaaaaaattcctatcttgcaaaagataaatgaatctctctcctttcctttgtttcttcactAAAAACCGCAACTCTGAAGTCCTTATTGCTTTGGGCTCAGGGAGCAGTTAGTGGTAACATGTGAgttgagagggaaggagaggctcTTCTTTAAGACTTAGCACAAAGCTAGGGACTCCGGTCCCGTTCGCTTGAGAATGTTGTGCCGGGATCCTGCTGGAAGTCATCTTGTAGGCACAGCTGAAGTTCCCTTGTCCTGTAACTGACAGTCTGACTAACTGTCATCTACAGCAAGCCAGCCCCTACCATAGTCCCATCTGAGGGAAACTGACTGGTTTCCCTTTTGGTAAaattctctgccttccttccctcttctcactCTATTGTATGTATGTAGGCCACTGCATCTCGATCAACAATACCTAAACTATTTTAAGAAAtcacatttctgtttttctattattatttctttgcttcttgCTCATTCATTTTGAAATCTGTTACTCATCGCCAGAGAAACTGTAGCAAGTGCCAAAGGTTTCCCACCCTGAGGagctcctccctttctttcctctcctcccctctcctcttcaGAGATCCAGTGCAAGCCCCTTTCTTCTCTGAAGCCTTCTCAGAATCAACTGAAAAGATGGAAATTTCCTTGGAAATGTAATTGCCTGAaggtaaaagaaggaaaggaaacagctAACCATCTGAAAGGAAGCCTGAGGGAAGAGAGATGATGGCAACTCTCAGTTAtgaaatttctcttctccttgagAGCCAGCCTCTGTAGGGGGAAGACAGATGCATTGAGCTTCTGAGCACACAGCAGGTGTTCCATTAGTCCTGGTTGATCGATGCCCCCTGTTGTGGTTCTTAAACATTCACAAATTCTTTGCCACTCTTCCTTTCAAAAAGTAgagcctaggggtgcctgggtggctcagtcggttaagtgtccgactctagatctcagcttgatgtcagggtcttgagttcaagtcctatgttgggctccacaatgggcatggaatctgctttttaaaaaaaaaaaaaaagaaagattaaaaaaaatgttttaatgtaaaaaaaaggTAGAGCCTAATTCTTCCTGCCTTAAATGTGAATCAGCAAATCACTTCTAATGAGTTGAAGGTAGCAGAGTGATAAGGTATGACTTCTGACATTAGGTCAGAAAAATTACTGCAGCTTTTGCCCTGCTTTGTCTTGGATGAACCACTttcagggaagccagctgctacGTCATGAGGTCTCCCAAGCATCCCCGTGGAGATGCCCACATGTAGGGAAATTGAGGCCTCCTACCAAGAGCTAGCATCAGCTTGCCAGCCAGATGAAtgagccatcttggaagtggatcctccagccccagtcaagcctttGGATAACTGCAGCCCAGGGCAAAAGTTTGACCACAACCGCAGCTTGACCGAATCAGCACTGCCCAGCTCAGATGCTTCTGGATTCCTAGGGGAGATAACAAATGCTTACTGAGGTTTTAAATTGCTAAGAAGGAGAGAGCTGGAGGGAGGTTGCAGGAGGAAAAGGATTTTGCTTCCTGGTTCTAGTGTGTGCAACTGGGAATCTCCAGCTTCACCAGTGCCCAGTGCCTGGTGCCAGCACCTAGCAGCTTCTCCTGGCACTGCCCACCTTGGGCAATAATGTAAGTGGTGTGCCTCCTCCCCTTTCAGTGTTTGCAGCTTCTCCAGCACCCAGCCCCTGCTGTGTACACTTGGCTTCTCCGGCATGAGGCTCCTGTAGCAGTCACAGGGTGTCGAGCACCAGGCTTCTGTGGTACATAGAGGCTAGCTGTGCCCAGTGGGCAGttttctgactcttttttttttttaaagatttttttatttattcatttcagagagagagagagcatgcatgtgagccagagagcaggagcagggggaggggcggagggagaggaagaagcaggctccccactgagcaaggaccctgattcGGGgattgaccccaggaccctgggatcatgacttgagccaaaggcagatgcccaaccatctgagccactcaggcacctggTTTTCTAGTCTTTGAGTTGGCACTTCCCCATGAAGAAGTTTCCCTGGCATCCTAGAGGGCAGCTTTCTGGCATGTTCCACTCTCATGACAGTACAGCAACTTTTCTGCCATCTGGTGAGCCATAGGCTGTGTTCTCACCAAGGTCTGGGTTTCAGCtttagtgggggtggggggtgtctctTCCTTGCACTATCCTAAGCCTCAGCCCTGGGGGTAGGGCTGCTCCTCCATTTATAATTCATGTATTCTTTACTGCTTACTAACCAAGTCTTTTGTTACTCTAATCCCCTGCTgtcataattatattaaaatttcccTGTTCAGATCACTGTGTGGTTTCTCTCCCTTGATTGGACCCAGACTGACACACAAAGTTTGGTCATAGTTGTTACACAGCCACAAATAACCAAACCACCCCTCCCCATCTCATTGCCCGCTGCCAGCTCCCCATTCATTACCATCAGCCAATTGCTATCTTGTGCCTATGCAGAGCAGGCTCTTCCTTCAAGGCTTTATAGAGTCAGATATGATCTTctacaaaaagaacaaagtttgtAAGATCAAAGATTTAATTGGCCAAATGCTGAACGAAAGGTTCAGATATGGAGTGCTACAGGAAGAAGCAAAGGCTGGTTGAGGAAAGTTCTAGGCTGCAGTAGGATGTCATTCAACTCTGATGACACTATAGGACACAGcccagtgggaaagagagaagggcatTGTAGCCACAGGGAGCATTGTATCAAAAGCTTAGAGGCAAACCGCCACCTGGTAGGATTAGGTCAGCCGTGACTACTAGTTCCCTCCAGTTTGGCAGGAGAAGAGATTTTATATGGTAGGCTAGTGGCAAGCAATAGGACCAGATCATGAAGGACCTTAAATACAAAGCTAATTCATTTGGTGCCATCATGTTAAAAAAGGGAGGTGGGGGCAGTGGCCAAGTCTTTGAGGACAGAACTCAACATACTTTTGGTATAAGTATAATTATACTTGCCAGATGATGAGACTTGGCTTTGGGTTTGAGAAAAAGTTCATCATGACAGTAGGGACCTCCTGAATGTTTTTGAGGATGATGTAATGTGGGGTTCTGAGATTAGCCTGGAGTATGTTGGGCTGGAGAGAATGGAGAACATAAGTAGAAAATGACACCCAAAAGTCCTGATGGAGGGCATAGGGTAGCAGCAGTGGGAAATGAAGAACTTGGATAGATGTGGGATGTTTGGAATGGGTGGTTGGATGTGTTGGAGAGAAGTTGAAGGTGATGCCCAATACTTAGCTGGTGACATGGGAACATGGGGAGTGAGATGAGGGGTGGATGGGATGATGTTGGTTTTTGACAAGTTCCACTGGGGTGACTGCAGTATATCcaagaagcaggaagaggcagCCTCAGGCCTGAACTCAGGAGAGAGACAAGGGCTGAGGATTCAGATCTGGTAGTGATAGCCACTCAGGGTGACAAGTCAAACTTTGGGAGATGGTGATGAggttggctctctgttcagcccaTCTTCATCAAcaaccatccccccacccatccaaAGGATGAAGTGCTGGGTCAGGAATTCAGTGGCGACAAATGTCCTTAAGTAGCTCAGTCCAAAATGGACCCCTAAAAGCCAGCAGCACAGTCCTTCTCAACTGCCACAGATTCTGGTTTAGACTCCATGGTCCACTTCCATGGGGTTCAGCCCAAGGAACAGGAAAGCAAAAAGCCCAAGACTAAGGGATTCTAACCCTATTCTGGCCCCAGGCCAATCAtgtaaccttgagcaagtcactttccctctttgggtttgtttttcccttctgcAAAATGCCAGGGTTGGCCTTGGACTAGACTGTGGTTTTAAATCTTGCCTCCGAAGAACAACAGCGTTCCAGGGCTAGGCCAACATGTTCTTCCTCCTGAATCAAGTAGTAGCAGATGGAACAGCTCCAATTTTAGGGATTTCTCCCAATGATTTCTTAAGCCATCAGCAACCACGACTGCTTGTTTTCCAGTAAGGGCTCAAGATCACACAATGAAGGAACAAGTGGGAAATGCAATGAAAATAGGTGAAATcgggaaaaatcagaaaattggtGACCATATTTGGTTTGACAGTCTTCTTGTTTCTGGAGGCTTCATAGTTACGGTTTTTATGTGACTCACACAGTCACTCTGGTTTCTAAAACTAAGTTCCAGTGGCATTTCAGGGGGTTTCATAGAGGGTTCTGGGACTCCCCAGTGCCTGTAACCTGAAGAAACTGGAGAAACCTCAGATGTGATGCCCTAAGGACCTTTCCAGGGCCAATCTTTCACTCTCTCAATCTTTGATCTTTGATGAATAACGCTGCACGCAGAACACTGTGTCTTACATTCATTAATTCCTATAATCCCCATATAATCCTCCCAACAGCCTCATGAGATAAGTACtgttattatattctttttctggGTGAGAGGAGGCCTGAGGCTCAAATAGggtaaggtcacacagctagtaagtgacagagctgggatttgaacctgagAGTCTGATTCCAGAGCTCTCACTCTTCCAGTTGCCTGCAGTCGCTGTAATTCATGCTGTCACCAAAtactttcagttcttcctggaCACATGGTAAGACTGATCTTCCCTACCCCTTTGGCTAGCAAAATGTGAGCAGAAATGGGGAGCATCATTTCTGGTCTAACTTTTAAGAACCAGGGATCACTGCCAcattcccttttccttctctagGAGTTATAGATCACAATAAGAGCCCCTCTCAGCCTTGGTCACTGAGAGATGATGATTTGAAAAAGATACCCGCTACCCCACACCCTGGCTGACCTGCTAGGGGCTGTGATAAATAACCTTGTcattttttaagccactaagattTGGAGGTGGTTGGCTGCTGTGGCCCAGGCTAGCCCACCTGGAAGAAACCAATGCAATACTGTCTCCTGTTGATTATCTTTGGCCTCAGTCCTCAAACATGCCTTCTCTCTGAAATTCCCTCTAAGCATTGGCTCCACATTCAAACTGGAAAAGCAGCAAGGGGAGAAGGGAATCTGTCCCCTGAACAGGGAAGTGGGGATGTGTTTTGGGAGATGTGCCCATGCTTTGACCTGTTCAGGGATGAAATCTACAGCCAGCCCTTGGAAGACCCTAGACAGAAACTGCTCCAAGATATTTTCCCATAGTCATTTATTGGctctccttaatttttttccccgTTATTAAAGTAGGAATGACTGGGCCTGCAGGAAGAGGGCCGGACTCCCACATCCTGGGAGCACTGCAGGCTGACTATGACCTTGCAGGCCTGGATTTGAACTTCCTCCTCAGGGTGGATGACCAGGGCGAGCAGCCGGTCTGCCAGTCGTGACTCGTCCCCAAAGAGAGCTTCATGCAAAGATTGTTCATTGTAATGCCACTTCACGGCACGGTAGTGGGGTGAATTCCGGCCCTCACTTAGCCGCTCAGCAAACACCAGTACCTCGAACAGCAGACTCCCTGGCTGTGTGGACTGAAACAGGTTCAGAAAGTTGGAGTGCACCTGTGATGGGAGTAGAGAGATGATGGCAAAGAAATCCAAGACGAGTTCTGAAGTTCTACCTCTTCCATCTTCCTATTGTCTCAAATTCCCAATACACCCAAGTCTCAGTTCCAACCGTATAGGaattttttagttttcctttcattGTCATTCTCCAACATAATGGCCCTGGGGTCATAAGACATGAGAGATAGGATCATAATATTGATTCTGGGAAACCTGTTGAGTCCAACATGAAAGCTTAGCATGTggttgatttttataaatattttgtgtgCTCGAGAGGAATATATGCTTACTAATTATAGAATGTTCTAGGTGTGTCTAATGGCTCAAGCTTATTTGTATTATTCACAGCAAATACACCCTTACTGGTTTTAGGCTTTTATCTCTTAACTGCTGAAAAAATTAATCTCCCAAATCTTCTGTTGTGATGGTAGACATGTCAATTTTTCCTTAtaattattcagccatgagaaagaaggaaatcctaccatttgtgacaaaatGGGTGAATTCTGAGGACAtcatgctgagtgagataagccagacagagaaaggcaaatattgcATGGTGTCACTTATTGGTGGAATctataagtaaataagtaagtaaataaataaatattcacactTGGAAAGAGAGTAGGAAAGTGGTTACTAGGTGCTGGTGGTGTCgaagaaagagggagacattGGTACAAGCTATAAATTGAATAAGGTCTGGGGgcagctaggtggctcagtcagttgagcatccaaatctcgattttggtttaggtcatgatctcagcatctgAGACTGAGTCCTCTGTTGGGAGccatgctggctgtggagcccgtttgagattttctctctccttctacctctccccctgtggcttgtgctctctctttaaaaattttttttgaataaagtctgaagatctaatgtaaaacatagtgattatagttaataacactgtattagataattgaaatttgctgagtagaacttaaatgttctcacacacacaaaaagatacaTACGTGAAGTGATAGATGTGTTCATCAACTAGATGGTGAGAATCCTTTCacaatgtgtctgtgtgtatgtatatatataaaatcgccactatgtacattttaaatattacattttgtCTCTTCACTATACCTcactaaagcaggaaaaaaaaaaaaggaaaatgcttccTTGTCATTCTATCATGTTTTGCCATATAAATTTTGAGGTTATGTTATGGGGTTCATATAAGTTTAGAGTTCCTTTATCCTTCTGAACCATTATTATGCAGTGACCCTGTCTATCCTAATGGTTTTGGTTATAAGAAATTTTTCTCTAATATGAAAATACCtacatttacttttgttttgtcACCTGGATTCCTGGCTCTCAGAGTTCAGAAAGCCCCTTAAAGAGAATCCCCCTCTCAACAAAATGAACTCTCATTCTACCGGGAGAACGGAAGAGGAGATGGTTTTCAATATACTAGTGCAAAGGCATTAGTGCAAACAAAATGATCTTGTGAGGACTAAGTCTGCCTGGGGAATCCATGATTCTTCCTTCCCTAGGATGTGAGTTGGTATCCATTAACCTTTTTTCAGCTCCTTTCTCACCTGGCAGTTGAGAATATCATACAGAAGGTCATTCTTCTGTGCCAGGTAGCTCAGCAATCTTATGGCCTGCACctgaataaaagaaagagtaaagCATGAGAAGGCAGGTCAAAGTGGGCCCAAGCAGGGAAGACACAaatctctgctcctccctctaggTGCTAGGCCAGGCAGGGCTGGTCAGGAGGGGCGGGGCCAGGGCCATGGTCCTTAGGCACCTGTGCCAGGATATAGTTGGACTGCAGGATCTCCATCAAGGCAGGCATCACCCGTCGCAGCTGTGGATGTACATAGTCAGGCAGTGGGAGGCTGTTGAGGAGTCTGAGGCCTGCAACATGGAGCTCCGAATCCCAGATGGTAGAGATCAGTTCCAGTACCTTGATGGTGTGTTCCTGgagggttggtgggggggtgCGGGTAGAGGGGATGAGGAGGGAAGGGTCTGCTTTTATGTGGTGATCCCCAGCACTATCCCATCCTCTGTGTTCACTCTTCCCTACCCCGACCTATGATGCCCAAGCCCAAACCCAGGAGACAACTCTCTTTAACTTAAACTCTCAACATGACTTGACCCAGTTGGCCACACCTGCGTCCTTTCTGCACCTGGCTTCTCTTCCACAAACTCCTTTCCTGGTTCTTCTGCCCAACCGTTCCTTCTCTATCTTCCTCACTCTTTCAGTGATATTATCCAGACTCGGAGTTAAATACTGTTGATGCTGGTGCCTTTCAAATTCCTGTCTCTATCTCAAACCTTTCTGAGAAAACTCAGACTTACATTCTGGTGTCAATTCCACTTCTTATCAgaatgcttctttctttctcccttccttcctttctctctctctttcttagattttatatttacataatctctatacccaacgtggggctcaaacacaCAATTCCAAGATCGagagttgcacgctccaccgACTAAGCCAGTCAGACTCCCCTTCCCAGAATGCCTGCTCGACTTCTCAGAGTTAACACATACCCAGCCTccaaacctgcttctcccaccaccTTCCCTGCCTCTGCTTTTGGTCACAACTCCATTCCCCCTACTCAGATCAAAAATCTGTAATCCTCTTTAACGACTTTGTTTCTCTTCACACTGCTTTTCTAGTCCTTCAGAAAATCCTGTCAGGTCTACCTTCAAAATCTGTCAACAAGTTTTGTCAAGATCCATTGAGGTCTATCAAGCTGCATCTACCACCTGTTCCAAGCCACCATCAGTTCTCACCTGCACTTCTCCACTAGCCTCCTGTCTTCCGGCTTCCATCCTCCCCCATCTATTTTCAGAACAGCAGACATGTTAGACACGTCACTCTTCTGCTCACGTCCCTAGTTCATTCAAGGTAAGAGCTAAAGTCCTTCCAGTGGTTTACAAGGTCCAATAtgctctgcccctcttccctcacAATGTCTTTGACCTCATCTCCTATTCTCTTCTTTGCTCCCACGGTTGCCCTCACAATGGTCTCTTAGTCATTCTTTGAGCATGCCAAGTACACACTTATCATGTTTTTGCATGGCTGTTTTCTCTACTTAGAATGCTCTCCCTTCCAGATAGTTAGAGCTCTCTCTCTTACCTCCTTCAAGACTTTGCTTTAATGTCACCTTCCCAGTCAGGCCTTCCCCAACGGCTCCCCACCCAGCCTTCCTTATCTTCCATCTTTATTTCATTCTTCTCCACAGCACTGTCACAGGCaacacactttttattttgaaaattttaatttttgaataatcATAAATTCTCAGGAACTTGCAAAAATAGCAGAGAGACATCCTGTGGGCAATTCCCCCAGATTCCCTCAATGGTAAACCTTATGTACTTACATAGAGTATCAACACTGTATATATCGGTGCTGGTGCAAGGTGTCTATACAGTCTTTGTCATTTTATCACATATGGGGATTCATGTAACCACCACGACTATCAACAGATTGTTCCATCAGAGTTGTCCCCTCACCACAGAGATTTCCCTCATGGGACTCTGTTGTAGTCACatatccctctccccaccccccccacagaCACCCCAAAACCAGTTCTACCCATTGGTAACCACTCATCCATTCTCCATCTCCATAATTTTGTCCCTTCGAGAATGTTACATGTTGAGTCCTTTGTGACCTTCTGAGATTGGTTTTTCACTCAGTAGAATGTCCTTGAGATCCAAATTgttgtatcaatagttcattccccTTTATTTCTGAGAAGTGTTCCGTGGTGTGCATTTGCACAGTTCAACAATTTATCTATTGAgagacactttctttttttccagttcttgACTGGTACAAGAGGAGTGCCTATGAATAGTTGCTTATGGGCTTTTGTGGGGACAAGTTTTCATTTCCCTAGGATAAATGCTTCCGAGTGCAACTGCTGAGTTGTTTGGTGAATGTATCCttcgttttttgttgtttttgcttttaagtgGGTACCacgcccagcaaggagcccagcgcAGGGGGCTCCTGAACTTATGACCCTAAGGTCAAGATCAGAACTGAGATAGAaagtcaggtgctcaactgactggaggcacccaggcaccctgatggttcattttttaaagaaatggccagactattttccagagtgggtgctgtaccattttacattcccaccagcaacgtaCAAGAGAGCCCATTTCTATTTTcaccagcacttggtattgtcacAAATTTTGAGTTTCGACCATTTCACAGGCGTATAGTGCTGTCTCATTGCGGTgataatctgcatttccctgacgcctactgatgttaaacatctttctATGGGCTTATTTGCAACTCATAGATCTTCTTCAGTGCAGTATCTCCACGTTTTTTGCCCGTGTtccagttggattttttttcttttttttaatttattgatttgacagacagaaatgaagagtaggcagagaggcaggcagagagagagggggaagcaggctcccagccaagcatggggcccgatgtggggctcgatcccaggaccctgggatcatgacccgagctgaaggcagaggcttgaacccactgagccacccaggcgcccccagttggattttttaatattgagtttTGAGAGCTCTTTATATGATCTAGATAggagtcctttgtcagatatgtgctttgcaaatatttcctccctgtctacagcttgtcttttcatcctctcAAGAGGGTCCTCCACGAGGCatatgtttttagttttgatgaagtccagtgtatccatttttttttctcttctagatcatgcttttggtgttattTCTAAGAACTTTCATCAAGCTCTAAGTCCCccaaattttctcttttgaaactGTACCACCACCCCCATATCAGCCTCCTTATGGCCCTACTTTTATTATTCTCCCTCCACTTGTTACATGAAACATACTGTATATTGCACTAATTTGTGTATTGCCTGTCTTGCCCTGTTAGAATGTAAGTTTCCCCCAGGGAAGGGGATCTTTCCTCCTTGCTGTTGCATCTCCAGTGCCTAAACAAAAAGTAAGTGCTCAATATACATCTGTTCAATGAACAAAGGGATCTTGGCTTCTGAGATGCAAGAAGCTTGGACAAGATGCTTAGGAAAGACAGATAACCCCACAAGTTGTATTTTTTTGTGAGCCACATAAAAGGAAGGCTAGAATCCTGGAGTGAAGGCCACAGTATTCCCATTAGTACCAGTTTCTGCCTGCCCCAACCCCTTCCTGTCCACTGAAACCTGAAGGACAGTTAAGAGTTCGTCTGGGTGGTgtttcaggcagaggaaacagcaggtgCAAGGCCTGGGGGGCGGGAGAGCATGAAACATACAGTGTGAACAGCTAGGACTGGGGCAGGAAGGTGGAGATCATGCTCTTTATGCTGACAGCCCTGAGGAATACCAAGCAAGGGGTTGATGGGATCAGATCCCTTGGGACAGAATGGCCTGACTTAGGGAATGGGGCAAGGTCCATTTTGGACATGCTGGGTTAGAGGGTCCCTAGGATATCTAAGTGGAGGAGTTGGCCCTGGATCTGGTGGTTTGGGGATAGTGGAGACCGAGACCTTTCCTCCACCCCAGAAaagttttatctttctttatatttttaagcaggcttcacccttaacatggggcttgaactcatgaccctgagatcaagagtcgcatgctctaatgactgagtcagccaggcgcccctctccaaaAAAGCTTGTTGCCAAAAACCCAAGTGTGAGAATAtcagatttgggggaagaaataTAATGCAATGGGAAGACTCAGGCAGAGCTGGCAGAGCGTGTAAATCGATACAACCATTCTTGAGAAGTTGGGCGAACATTGTCACCCAGCCATCCCACTCCTGC from Meles meles chromosome 5, mMelMel3.1 paternal haplotype, whole genome shotgun sequence includes these protein-coding regions:
- the ARMC12 gene encoding armadillo repeat-containing protein 12 isoform X2 yields the protein MGMTIPQYLGQMDIRKCVVGLATGAGFIYLLYKAIKAGIKCQPPLCTASPICIARECTGPRERALPQEAPAPEASSVGGPKGLAVERERHGRDSGELRRLLNSLEYKQDEYAKSMILHSITRCVYLLEAEASSCTADDISLVGSMLDDKDNSVKIQALNTLKAFSGIRKFRLKIQEHTIKVLELISTIWDSELHVAGLRLLNSLPLPDYVHPQLRRVMPALMEILQSNYILAQVQAIRLLSYLAQKNDLLYDILNCQVHSNFLNLFQSTQPGSLLFEVLVFAERLSEGRNSPHYRAVKWHYNEQSLHEALFGDESRLADRLLALVIHPEEEVQIQACKVIVSLQCSQDVGVRPSSCRPSHSYFNNGEKN
- the ARMC12 gene encoding armadillo repeat-containing protein 12 isoform X1 — protein: MGLAVERERHGRDSGELRRLLNSLEYKQDEYAKSMILHSITRCVYLLEAEASSCTADDISLVGSMLDDKDNSVKIQALNTLKAFSGIRKFRLKIQEHTIKVLELISTIWDSELHVAGLRLLNSLPLPDYVHPQLRRVMPALMEILQSNYILAQVQAIRLLSYLAQKNDLLYDILNCQVHSNFLNLFQSTQPGSLLFEVLVFAERLSEGRNSPHYRAVKWHYNEQSLHEALFGDESRLADRLLALVIHPEEEVQIQACKVIVSLQCSQDVGVRPSSCRPSHSYFNNGEKN